A single window of Colletes latitarsis isolate SP2378_abdomen chromosome 11, iyColLati1, whole genome shotgun sequence DNA harbors:
- the LOC143347743 gene encoding terpene synthase-like — MEKDKSILHSLVGDNEIDHQVLEPVKYMQKCLDLRLETTIPNAFNLWLKIPEDKLREIALILNTLYISTLMYDDIQDEAVLRKGVPVAHSVYGIAKTLNAGSHAIFLAIQKTQALNHPKAMEIFIEESLKCHRGQGLEIYWRDNFICPSEASYKVMVLEKTGTLLSLAVRSMQLFSNCKEDFTPLLNIIALYIQICNDYTNFRYDSNTDDESYADDLSTGSYNFPIIHAIHSHPEDTEIKNILRRRTKDITVKRYCAELLEKFGSFAYTRNVLEDLDKQARREIERLGGNPLFVAILDKLMDLKHPHNK, encoded by the exons ATGGAGAAGGACAAAAGTATTCTTCATTCGCTGGTTGGCGATAACGAGATTGATCAT CAAGTACTAGAACCCGTCAAGTACATGCAGAAATGCCTCGATCTACGCCTGGAAACCACGATACCAAACGCTTTCAATCTGTGGCTTAAAATACCAGAGGATAAACTTCGTGAAATTGCACTTATATTAAACACACTTTATATTTCCACTCTCAT GTACGATGATATACAAGATGAAGCAGTATTAAGAAAAGGGGTTCCAGTAGCTCACTCTGTTTATGGAATAGCTAAAACATTGAATGCTGGAAGCCATGCTATATTCCTTGCTATACAAAAAACTCAGGCGTTGAATCATCCAAAG GCTATGGAAATATTCATTGAGGAATCGTTGAAATGTCACAGGGGACAGGGTCTAGAAATTTATTGGAGGGACAATTTCATTTGTCCATCTGAAGCTTCGTATAAGGTGATGGTGCTTGAAA AAACAGGAACGTTACTCAGTCTTGCGGTCCGATCAATGCAACTGTTTTCAAATTGCAAAGAGGATTTTACTCCCTTACTAAATATCATAGCGTTGTACATCCAAATTTGTAATGACTACACTAATTTTCGTTACGACTCG AATACTGATGACGAAAGCTACGCCGATGACCTGAGTACAGGAAGTTACAATTTTCCTATCATACATGCCATACACAGTCATCCAGAAGATACAGAAATAAAGA ACATTCTGAGACGACGGACGAAGGATATTACAGTGAAACGATATTGCGCTGAACTGTTAGAAAAGTTCGGTTCTTTTGCTTATACGAGAAATGTACTCGAAGATTTGGATAAGCAAGCAAGGAGAGAGATTGAACGTTTGGGAGGAAATCCATTATTCGTGGCAATTTTGGATAAATTAATGGATTTGAAGCATCCACATAATAAGTAA